The Amycolatopsis tolypomycina genomic interval AGCCGGCGTACCGGGGCGCGGCCTCGCCCAGCACGGCGAGGTAGTCGGCGTGCCGGTGCAGGCGCTGGCCGCCGGTGACCAGTTCGACGCCGCGGAAGAGCAGGTCGAAGCTGTTCGAGTAGCCGGGTCGCGCGGGGTCCGGGTGGGTGTAGAAGGGCCGTTTCGCCATCGGGTAGCCGGTGACGAAGAGGAAGTCCGAACCGTGCTCCCGCAGCGCCCACGCCGAAAGCGCCCGCTCGTGCGCGGGAGCGAGGTCCGGCTCCCGCGTGTCCGCGCCGAGGAGTTCCAGCGCCGCCGCGAAGGGGATCTCCGGGATTTCGGCGGGCACGGTGACGAGCGCCGGGTCCGCCATCCCGGCGAGGACCTCGCAGGACGGCCATGACGTCGTGGTGGTCCCCGACGAACCCGAGTTCGACGTCGAAGCTGGTGTACTGCGCGAGGTGCCGGGCGGTGTCGTGCGGCTCGGCGCGGAAGACCGGGCCAGCCTGTTTGCAGAACTGCGGCGACTGCGCGAGGTAGGCGGGCCGGCCGAAGTAGTCGATGCCGAAGACGTTCGCGCCGGACTCGGTCGCCTCGGCCACGATCTTCGGCGTGTGCACCTCGGTGAAGCCGAGTGCGTCCAAAGTGGACCGAAACCCGCACACCGCGGCGGCGGCCACGGCGAAGCGCTCCTTCAGCGCGGGGTGCCGCAGGGCGACGGGCGCGTGGTCGAGGATCGTCGGCAGCGACGCGGCGAGCGCGGGCCGGTGCAGGTCGAGCGGCGATTTCGCGGCTTCGGCCAGCGTTTCCACGACGGGCTCGGTGAGTTCGACACCGCCGGGCGCGCGGTTGCCCACAAAGTGACCCACATGTGGACAACCTTCGGATGCGCGGGCCGAATTGCCGTCCTTGTCGGAGGGGGCCGGTAGACTGGACTCGGGACGCCCCCCAGGGAGGGTTGGGGCGCTTTTATCTCTCTTGCGCCGCCATGACAAGGCGTCCGCCGACGTGCCGAGGCAGGTCGACGGCCAGCACGCGAGAACTCATTTCGCCCTCCCAGCACGGATCCCTCGGGAGTGCGGGCGACGGGGGTAATCGCGGTGCCACCGCACTTTCACCGCCGGCAGGGCGGCCTCATCACGGCCCGGTGACGGGGGCCGGCCGGCGGGGCATGGGGCGCGCGGCGCCGTTCCTCCCCGCACTCCGGAGGGTCTTCGCCGCCCGGACACGGGACCGCCTTCCCAGCTACCGGCGGCTCTCTGGACCCGTGCGATCCGGGACTACTCGTCTCCATCAGCGCATTGCCGACCACGGTAACCGGCGGGAGGGGAGGACGCCCACGCATTTTCGGCCCCGGCGGGGGTGCGCGGGGCGGGGCGCGTGGGGCGGGCGCGCGGCGATGCGGCGCGGGGCGAGCGGGGCGCTCGGCGATGCGGCGCGGGGCGAGGCGGCGCGGGCGCGCGGGGCGGGGCGGGGGCTCGGCAATGCGGTCGGAAGCGACCACCCCCAAGCCCCCGGCGCGCCCCGACCTCCCCGACCCCGCAGCAGGCACTAACCAGCCAAACGTCACCCCCAAGCGACCGGCAGCTCTCGCACCCCGTACACGAGCGTGTTGTGCTTGAACTCCAGCTCCTCCCGCCCCACCCCCAACCGCAATTCCGGCACCCGCCGGAACAGGCCCGTCAAAGCCTCCTGCAGCTCCACCCGTGCCAGCTGCTGCCCCACGCACTGGTGCGCCCCGAAGCCGAACGCCACGTGGGTGCGGGGCGACTCGCGGTCGAAGTCCAGCTTGTCCGCTCCCGGGAACACCTCCTCGTCCCGGTTCGCCGAATTCAGCGCCGCCACCAGCCACTCGCCCGCGCGGACCCGGTGGGACCCGACCTGGACGTCCGATGTCGCCTGGCGCAGCACGCCCCACTGCACCACCGACAGGTACCTCAGCAGTTCCTCCACCGCCCGCTCCGGCGACGCCAGCACCACCTCGCGCTGCCCCGGGTGCTCCAGCAGCACCAGCGTGCTCAACGCGATCATGTTCGCCGTCGTCTCGTGGCCGGCCACCAGGAGACTCAGGCCGAGCACGACCAGCTCCTCCATCGTCAGGCCGGCCACGGACAGCCTGCTGAACAGGTCGTCCTGCGGATTCCGTTGCTTGGCCACGAACAACTCGGCCAGATAGCCCGACAGCGAGTCGTACGCCTGCTCGCCTTCCTCCCTCGTCGCGTCCGTGCTGACCAGCGTCGCGCTCTGGCGCTGGAAGTGCGCGCGGTCCGCGTACGGCACGCCGAGCAGCTCGCAGATCACCAGCGACGGGATCGGCAACGCGAACTCCTGCACCAGGTCCGCCCGCCCCGGCCCGGCGAGCATCGCGTCGAGGTGGCTGTCCACCAGCGAACGCACGTACCCGCGCAGCGCCTCCACGCGCCGCACCGTGAACTCCGGGATCACCTTCTTCCGGAGCCGGGAATGGTCGGCACCGTCCAGCTGGATGATCGACCCCGGGCTGACCTCGAAGTCGAGGTCCGCGTTGGGGTTCGCGTGCACCGAGGACGCGCCGCGCGAGCTCATCGTGCGGTCGGCGAGCACCGCGCGGACGTCGGCGTAACGCGTCACCAGCCACGCGTCCATGCCCGCCGGGCAGCGCACCTTCGACGTCGGCGCGGTTTCCCGCAGTGCGGCGTAGGTCGCGGGCGGGTCGAACGGGCAGCCGGCAGGCCGGGTCGTCGGGAGGGCCGGGGTTGCGGGTGCGGCCGTCACGGCGGATCACCTCTTTCTTCCGGTGGTCTCTGACCCTTCCACCATGGAGAAGACCGTGGGCCGGCCGCCGCACTTGCGACCCGGATGGCCTAGCGGGCGCCGTACGCGCCGCCGTTCACGTGGACGACCTGGCCGGTGAGGTGCGCGGCTTCCGGCGCCGCCAGGAACCGTACGGTGTCCGCGATTTCCTCCGGACGCCCCGCCCGCCCGTTGAGCGCCACCGAAAGCCGCGCCGCCAGCCATTCTTCGGTCAGCGTGCCGTGGAAGAACTCCGTGTCGAGGACGACGCCCGGCGCGACGACGTTGGCCGTCCCCGCGGCCCCCAGCTGCCGCGCGAGGTCGGTGTTCCACGCCTCGATCGCCGCCTTCGCCGCGCCGTACGAGCCGGAGCCCTGCTTCGCCGCGATGGAGCCGAGAGTCACGACACGCACGTTGTCCGCGAAGCGCGGCTTCAGCGCCGCGGTGACGAGCACGGCGGAAAGCACGTTGGCCTCGAAGTTCGCCTGCCACGCGTCGGCGAGCCCCTTGAGGTCGCCGGGCGCGGGCGCCTCGCGGACCCGGTCGGTGTTGCCGCCGGCGTTGTTGACCAGGACGTCCACCCGTGCGGGCAGGTCCGCCAGCGCGGCCTGCACCGCCGCCGGGTCGCTCGCGTCGAACGCCACTGCCCGCGCGCCGATCCGCTCCGCCGCCGCTTCGAGGACGTCCTTGCGCCGCCCGGTGACGGTCACCCGCTCGCCCGCCGCCGCGAACCGGCCGGCGATCGCCAGCCCGATGCCGGTGCCGCCCCCGGTGACCACGATTTCCCGCTGTTCGCTCATGTCGCCATCTTCGCCGAGGAAACCGCTTCCCCACCGGATTTTCCCGGCAAGCGGGACACGAACCCGCATTAGTTAAGAAACTTTACGAATAACTCTTGACGCACTGCCGAACCCCGGCGAACCTGGACCCACGCCGCAGTCAGAGTCCGCCCAGTCCCCCGGAGGCAGCATGACCCGGCGCGCGCTCGTGCTCGTCGCAACCCTGTTCCTCGCCCTCGCCGGCGCCGCAAGCGCGGACGCGGCCACCACCCAGCCGACCTTCCTCACCTTCTACGGCTGGTGGGACAACACCCCGCCCGGCGGGGACATCGCCTACCCGCAGATCCACGACACCGCGGGCGGCAAGGGCACCTACACCGACCCGATCACCTTCGCCACCAGCAGCGACGAGCTGAAGCCCGGCACCAAGGTCTGGGTCCCGCGGGTGAAGAAGTACTTCATCATGGAGGACGGCTGCGACGAGTGTTCCGACGACTGGAACAGCGAAGGCCCGAACGGCGGCCCCGGCCTGCGCCACATCGACCTCTGGCTCGGCGGCCAGGGCGGCAGCGCCTTCGACGCGATCGACTGCGAAGACGCGCTCACGCACTACAACCCCGACAACACCCCGGTCATGGAGCCGGTCGTCGTCGACCCGCCCTCGAACGAGCCG includes:
- a CDS encoding cytochrome P450: MTAAPATPALPTTRPAGCPFDPPATYAALRETAPTSKVRCPAGMDAWLVTRYADVRAVLADRTMSSRGASSVHANPNADLDFEVSPGSIIQLDGADHSRLRKKVIPEFTVRRVEALRGYVRSLVDSHLDAMLAGPGRADLVQEFALPIPSLVICELLGVPYADRAHFQRQSATLVSTDATREEGEQAYDSLSGYLAELFVAKQRNPQDDLFSRLSVAGLTMEELVVLGLSLLVAGHETTANMIALSTLVLLEHPGQREVVLASPERAVEELLRYLSVVQWGVLRQATSDVQVGSHRVRAGEWLVAALNSANRDEEVFPGADKLDFDRESPRTHVAFGFGAHQCVGQQLARVELQEALTGLFRRVPELRLGVGREELEFKHNTLVYGVRELPVAWG
- a CDS encoding SDR family oxidoreductase, which translates into the protein MSEQREIVVTGGGTGIGLAIAGRFAAAGERVTVTGRRKDVLEAAAERIGARAVAFDASDPAAVQAALADLPARVDVLVNNAGGNTDRVREAPAPGDLKGLADAWQANFEANVLSAVLVTAALKPRFADNVRVVTLGSIAAKQGSGSYGAAKAAIEAWNTDLARQLGAAGTANVVAPGVVLDTEFFHGTLTEEWLAARLSVALNGRAGRPEEIADTVRFLAAPEAAHLTGQVVHVNGGAYGAR